Below is a genomic region from Brassica oleracea var. oleracea cultivar TO1000 chromosome C9, BOL, whole genome shotgun sequence.
GATTTCCCTAAGTTACAACGTACCTAGATGGTTTTCTTTCTTTATTTTTTAACCTGTTGGGAAATTACCGTGAAATTTATTTTCCCATTGTCTTTTCCGACATTGTTAATTGCTTGTAGGAAACTTACGTGATAATAGAACAAAAAAAACACTCGAAAACAATATGCTTTAAACTTTTGAAAAAAGAACTTATACGCATAACTTCAAACTTCAAGCACCTGACACTTGTGGGAATTAAGGCTAAACCAATCAAGAACAGAGCTAGGTTAAACCGTTGAGATTAAACCAAGTTTTTGATTTTCTTTTCTGCGGGTAAAGAAAGAGCCATATAACGATACTATTCCTGATTAGGAGATCTTTCCTTGGAGGAGTCTAGTCGTTTTTTCACAAAAAGCCTGCTCATATCTTCTGTGGCAACATTACTCCTGCAGATACATATAAGCCATAATTTTGATATGTTTGTTGAGATATAATAAAGTGAAATATTGAGATGAAACAAGGCCTATTTCACGGACTAACCTTCCTTTGAGCTGAGGAGGCACAAGCACATTACCCAAAGTATCTGGGCTATTCTTAGAATGAGGCAGATTCCCCTTTGGTAGCTTGGAACGACGAGGAAGAGAAGAAGATTTCCCATTGAACTCTCGTTTCCGTAATGCACTTTCGGCCATTGCAGCTGCAACAACGGAGGCATGGTCATTTCCACTCACATGTGTGAGTCTCGGTGACTCC
It encodes:
- the LOC106316222 gene encoding uncharacterized protein LOC106316222, translating into MSLVDYDDSSSSDDDVLPAAAEHKEALPQSQPQQKLKPSPTPSITRRCLEEKEESGELPQLPDALLLLESPRLTHVSGNDHASVVAAAMAESALRKREFNGKSSSLPRRSKLPKGNLPHSKNSPDTLGNVLVPPQLKGRSNVATEDMSRLFVKKRLDSSKERSPNQE